A section of the Akkermansia muciniphila genome encodes:
- the rsfS gene encoding ribosome silencing factor, with amino-acid sequence MEKINMVANDAMELARMCARAADEAKAENVKVYDLRGMSSLTDFMVVCTGLSVPHLRAVIRGVEEAVQEKTGVLPTYVEDTPVALWSVVDYIDVMVHIMGQETREFYGMDTLWKDAPVVEY; translated from the coding sequence ATGGAAAAAATCAATATGGTAGCCAATGATGCGATGGAACTGGCCAGGATGTGCGCCCGCGCCGCGGATGAAGCCAAGGCTGAAAATGTGAAGGTGTACGACCTGCGCGGCATGTCTTCCCTGACGGATTTCATGGTGGTGTGTACGGGCCTGTCCGTTCCCCACCTGCGCGCCGTCATCCGGGGCGTGGAGGAAGCCGTTCAGGAAAAAACGGGAGTTCTCCCCACCTATGTGGAAGACACGCCCGTGGCGCTGTGGTCCGTAGTGGACTACATTGACGTGATGGTCCACATCATGGGGCAGGAAACGCGTGAGTTCTACGGAATGGATACCCTGTGGAAGGATGCCCCCGTGGTGGAATATTAA